In one Dermacentor albipictus isolate Rhodes 1998 colony chromosome 4, USDA_Dalb.pri_finalv2, whole genome shotgun sequence genomic region, the following are encoded:
- the LOC139059069 gene encoding uncharacterized protein encodes MNYEVIGREIDPSEVSVRNGWCDIAPRRATKPKSNLNMAATMAASGARAKAPKPMSTRKEIIKASRMRLLPQNETKVVIRSRGGLNIAKTGHVGIVQAIQGAAGLEPMQCDGDTICPNLKQNIMVVSSPLPENVNGYLKIQSVTIAGQTYEAFSYQTAPDDTCKGVIRNIPLHHTQETITRSIVNPRNPLALAAKRIKETGTVIVVFEGHKVPNHVMYGCAWVECSLYRKQIAICQACGKLGHRADVCPTPEEQTCRDCGIPDPGEDHACEEVSCALCGEKHPTASKECKSRYQVPYVVRKRRIENKQAAIASKKLREKATSLLRQNGAGAVQHPDGHREPRGRSRSRGSSGSRSASRGRRSRSPTPGSRGRSTSGVRFAPAAGADSWAQRVKATTGCQASATAGTLPTNSGPLRDQSQDKRKFEEAIRSEELALQLWAVQQVHDATRKLNLPVPSWETPTP; translated from the coding sequence ATGAATTACGAAGTGATCGGCCGAGAAATCGACCCCTCGGAGGTTTCCGTCAGGAACGGGTGGTGCGACATCGCCCCACGAAGAGCGACCAAGCCTAAGTCTAACCTCAACATGGCTGCCACCATGGCAGCCTCCGGCGCCAGAGCGAAAGCACCCAAGCCCATGTCGACCCGTAAAGAAATCATCAAGGCAAGTAGAATGCGCTTACTCCCGCAAAACGAGACCAAAGTAGTAATTCGCAGCCGCGGCGGACTGAACATCGCCAAAACCGGACACGTGGGAATTGTGCAAGCCATTCAAGGAGCAGCCGGACTCGAACCGATGCAGTGCGACGGGGACACGATTTGCCCCAACCTCAAACAGAACATCATGGTCGTGAGTTCCCCGCTACCCGAGAACGTCAatggatatttgaaaattcagagcGTCACCATCGCCGGGCAGACGTACGAGGCCTTCTCCTACCAGACTGCACCGGACGAcacgtgcaagggagtcattcgcaACATTCCGCTCCACCACACGCAAGAAACGATAACCAGGTCCATCGTCAACCCGAGAAACCCACTCGCACTGGCGGCGAAGCGTATTAAGGAAACCGGGACGGTGATCGTAGTCTTCGAAGGACACAAAGTTCCCAACCACGTGATGTACGGATGTGCATGGGTAGAGTGCTcgctctacaggaagcagatcgCCATATGTCAAGCTTGCGGCAAACTAGGGCACCGAGCAGACGTATGCCCCACACCGGAGGAGCAGACTTGCAGGGATTGCGGCATTCCAGACCCCGGAGAAGATCACGCTTGTGAAGAAGTCTCTTGCGCGCTGTGCGGCGAGAAACACCCCACGGCCAGCAAGGAATGCAAGAGCAGATACCAGGTCCCGTACGTGGTACGCAAACGAAGAATCGAGAACAAGCAGGCAGCCATTGCgtccaagaaacttcgagaaaaagCGACGAGTCTCTTAAGGCAGAACGGCGCAGGTGCGGTGCAGCATCCAGACGGACATCGCGAGCCCAGAGGACGCTCCAGATCCAGAGGGAGCTCGGGATCCCGATCGGCCAGCAGAGGTCGCAGGAGCCGCTCCCCCACACCCGGGAGCCGGGGCCGCTCCACCTCGGGCGTGCGCTTCGCACCCGCGGCCGGAGCTGACAGCTGGGCCCAGCGAGTCAAGGCGACAACGGGATGCCAGGCCTCGGCAACGGCAGGGACACTGCCCACTAACTCCGGGCCACTGAGGGACCAATCACAG